Proteins encoded in a region of the Paenibacillus sp. E222 genome:
- a CDS encoding F0F1 ATP synthase subunit epsilon: MSTFLLEIVTPERLVFTEQVDSIIVRGVEGELGIMPGHIPMVTPLQIAPIIIKNGKQNKQVAIGGGFIEVRKDKVVVLAESAEFPENIDVDRARAAKERAERRLSSQSNQDHFDHRRAEIALQKAVNRINVYGK, encoded by the coding sequence TTGAGCACCTTTTTGTTGGAAATTGTAACACCTGAGCGTTTGGTATTTACAGAGCAAGTGGATAGTATCATCGTTCGTGGTGTTGAAGGGGAACTGGGTATTATGCCAGGTCACATCCCTATGGTCACACCATTGCAGATCGCACCAATCATTATCAAAAACGGAAAACAGAACAAGCAGGTCGCTATTGGCGGCGGGTTTATCGAAGTCCGTAAAGATAAGGTTGTTGTCCTCGCAGAAAGTGCCGAATTCCCGGAAAATATTGATGTGGACCGTGCGCGTGCAGCGAAAGAGCGGGCAGAACGCCGTCTCAGCAGCCAAAGCAATCAGGACCATTTTGATCACCGCCGGGCAGAGATTGCTCTGCAAAAAGCGGTTAACCGGATCAACGTATACGGCAAATAA
- a CDS encoding DUF1146 family protein: MDTDLTNQLNQTLSTNGLVSIIVSLLCIALSWWALQNLKLDLIIRQPRGAQGRLLHLLLAIILGHAVSGFVIDYLSWTQMLRHLF; this comes from the coding sequence ATGGATACTGACCTGACGAATCAGTTGAACCAGACATTAAGTACGAATGGCTTAGTTTCGATTATCGTCTCTCTTTTATGTATAGCGTTGTCGTGGTGGGCTTTGCAGAATCTCAAGCTGGATTTAATTATCAGGCAGCCACGAGGAGCACAGGGAAGACTGTTACATTTACTGTTGGCCATTATACTTGGGCATGCTGTTTCAGGCTTTGTCATTGACTACTTGTCATGGACACAAATGTTGCGCCATTTGTTTTAA